Proteins from a genomic interval of Nostoc sp. TCL240-02:
- a CDS encoding serine/threonine-protein kinase — translation MSYCLNPICPNPENLVNSQSCQSCGSQLLLRDRYQVIKPLGQGGFGATFLANDQGLPGEPSCVIKQLRPSGSAPHVLQMARELFEREAKTLGKIGNHPQVPRLLDYFEDHEQFYLVQEYISGDTLQEEIKLNGILTETGVKQFLSEILPLLQYIHEQKVIHRDIKPANLIRRTQDARMVLIDFGAVKNQVTQGAISQSGQTALTAYAIGTPGFAPPEQMAMRPVYASDIYALGVTCIYLLTSKTPKDLDYNPNTGEMIWEQLVQVSDHLSNVLRKMLEVSVRNRYQSAAEVLRALEIEPYLESLAKGLLIKSDTGSKERTHNYLENSAVLCNNSSVAATSAGVAQVAAAIRARRAKAAEAAGSHHGSGMGKSTTLANSNSNGSQVQISKVERKLDTKSLLTAYQKGRRDFALHNLSLLNLQGADLSGTNFHSTQFQKTNLQGANLHNSDFGRASLSKANLKDANLTKAYFNHADLEGADLRGADLSNAYLSNANLRGANLCGANLTSAKISDEQLALAKTNWMTIRPNGKRGLL, via the coding sequence ATGAGCTACTGCTTAAATCCTATCTGTCCCAATCCAGAAAATTTGGTAAATAGCCAAAGTTGTCAGTCTTGTGGCTCGCAACTACTGTTGCGCGATCGCTATCAGGTGATCAAACCATTAGGTCAAGGTGGCTTTGGAGCAACCTTCTTAGCCAATGATCAAGGCTTACCAGGAGAACCGAGTTGCGTAATCAAACAATTACGCCCATCAGGAAGCGCCCCACACGTTTTACAGATGGCCAGAGAACTCTTTGAACGAGAAGCCAAAACTCTAGGTAAGATTGGCAATCATCCCCAAGTACCAAGGTTGCTAGACTATTTTGAAGATCATGAACAATTCTACTTAGTTCAAGAATATATCAGTGGTGATACATTGCAGGAGGAGATCAAACTTAACGGCATTTTGACCGAAACTGGAGTTAAGCAATTCTTAAGCGAGATTCTACCACTCCTCCAATACATCCACGAGCAAAAGGTGATCCATCGTGATATCAAGCCAGCCAACTTAATTCGTCGCACTCAAGATGCCAGGATGGTACTTATCGACTTTGGTGCCGTCAAAAACCAAGTCACCCAAGGCGCGATCAGTCAATCAGGGCAAACAGCATTAACTGCTTATGCGATTGGTACTCCTGGTTTTGCACCTCCAGAGCAAATGGCTATGCGTCCAGTCTATGCCAGTGATATTTATGCTCTGGGGGTGACATGTATTTATTTACTGACTAGCAAAACTCCTAAAGATTTAGATTACAATCCCAACACTGGCGAGATGATATGGGAGCAACTTGTGCAAGTGAGCGATCACTTGAGCAATGTATTACGAAAGATGTTAGAGGTTTCTGTACGTAATCGCTATCAGTCAGCCGCAGAAGTTCTTAGAGCATTGGAAATAGAACCATACTTAGAAAGTTTAGCAAAGGGTTTACTGATTAAATCAGATACTGGGTCTAAAGAGCGAACACACAACTACCTGGAAAATTCTGCTGTTTTATGTAACAACTCTTCTGTTGCTGCCACCAGTGCAGGAGTGGCACAAGTAGCGGCAGCAATTCGTGCCAGACGAGCTAAGGCAGCAGAAGCTGCTGGATCACACCACGGTTCTGGGATGGGCAAATCAACCACTTTAGCTAACAGCAACAGTAATGGTTCACAAGTTCAAATTTCTAAAGTTGAGCGTAAGTTAGATACCAAAAGTTTGTTAACCGCCTATCAAAAGGGAAGACGAGATTTTGCTCTTCACAATTTAAGTTTGTTGAACCTCCAAGGTGCTGACTTATCAGGAACAAATTTCCATTCCACTCAATTCCAAAAAACTAACCTCCAGGGAGCTAATCTTCACAATAGTGACTTTGGCAGAGCCAGCCTTAGTAAAGCAAATCTCAAAGATGCTAATTTGACTAAAGCATACTTTAACCATGCTGATTTAGAAGGGGCAGACCTGCGAGGTGCAGACCTCAGTAATGCTTATCTCAGCAATGCTAACCTGCGAGGAGCTAATCTATGTGGTGCTAATCTCACTAGTGCCAAGATTTCTGATGAGCAGCTAGCACTAGCAAAAACAAATTGGATGACCATCCGCCCCAATGGTAAACGAGGCTTATTGTAA
- a CDS encoding type II toxin-antitoxin system RelE/ParE family toxin: MAKLDGLATVLDFLNGLQPKIAAQIAKKVLALNVEPLPTDSEQLSAYQGLYRVDSGEYRIVYRYFPDRDLIEVILVGKRNDDVYKRLKRLLG, encoded by the coding sequence ATGGCGAAGCTTGATGGTCTAGCAACTGTTCTTGATTTTCTGAACGGTTTACAGCCTAAAATAGCAGCACAGATTGCAAAAAAGGTTTTGGCTTTGAATGTTGAGCCTTTACCAACTGATAGTGAGCAGCTATCTGCTTATCAGGGTTTATATCGAGTTGATAGTGGTGAATATCGAATTGTTTACAGGTATTTTCCCGATCGCGATTTAATAGAAGTGATTTTAGTCGGTAAGCGCAATGATGATGTCTACAAAAGATTAAAGCGTTTACTGGGTTAA
- a CDS encoding transposase yields the protein MPYSSSLTDEEWEILEPLLPTILPAKKQTRPANWTKRELLDGIFYQLKNGCNWEDLPKDLPPYSTVYWHYKQWRAKGVIEELMRVLHGRVREQVKKKLSGRR from the coding sequence ATGCCGTACTCTAGCAGCCTAACAGACGAAGAATGGGAAATTCTCGAACCCCTACTGCCGACTATATTGCCTGCTAAGAAACAGACTAGACCCGCCAACTGGACAAAAAGAGAACTCTTAGATGGCATCTTCTATCAACTAAAGAATGGCTGCAATTGGGAAGACTTACCCAAGGACTTGCCCCCCTACTCGACTGTATATTGGCATTACAAGCAGTGGCGGGCCAAAGGAGTGATAGAAGAATTGATGAGAGTTTTACATGGACGAGTGCGTGAACAGGTAAAAAAAAAGCTAAGTGGACGACGCTGA
- the xseB gene encoding exodeoxyribonuclease VII small subunit, with protein MVKRKSASSSDSMEGWNYEAKVAEIEGIITRIEAGELELEAVFDQFASAVEYLRQCESFLQQRQQQVDLLIETLSEE; from the coding sequence ATGGTTAAACGTAAAAGTGCTTCTAGTTCTGATTCGATGGAAGGTTGGAATTATGAGGCGAAGGTTGCTGAAATAGAGGGAATTATTACTCGTATTGAGGCGGGTGAGTTAGAATTAGAAGCAGTGTTTGACCAATTTGCAAGTGCTGTTGAGTATTTACGTCAGTGTGAAAGTTTTTTGCAGCAGCGACAGCAGCAGGTGGATTTGTTGATTGAAACATTAAGCGAAGAATAG
- a CDS encoding type II toxin-antitoxin system Phd/YefM family antitoxin gives MQTYTLTDARNKHGEVFDKAATESVLLTKQSRFSHVIISAESYQKLINRLEESEDMVFGQAAEVALSQSKMIGTEAFISALEHLANGEA, from the coding sequence ATGCAGACCTATACTCTCACAGATGCTCGTAACAAACACGGTGAGGTTTTTGATAAGGCTGCTACTGAGTCAGTTCTACTAACTAAGCAATCACGGTTTAGTCACGTGATTATCTCAGCAGAGAGCTACCAAAAATTAATTAATCGGCTGGAAGAATCAGAGGATATGGTTTTTGGTCAAGCTGCTGAAGTTGCTCTGAGTCAGTCTAAAATGATTGGTACAGAGGCTTTTATATCTGCATTAGAGCATTTAGCTAATGGCGAAGCTTGA
- a CDS encoding FHA domain-containing protein, with amino-acid sequence MADFAQTEIERRLTLYQVFLKLYEHHSSLLDEILQLENLSQPSLRKMKVRYVHGVVDRSTVYLMTNLCDNQTQSLRQSQQIWTIGRNQNSGICIADNYMSRRHAAIQYIDDQGFYFIDFNSTNGSFVNGDRALAPIKLEDGDRIRLGNMTFNFFVNYTCRVLPTVAMELLMQLVHRKNDNQVEILSFPRDKQKVDENLEIFRNSRLFEKLEHYYDNFSSEQKSEILDRFFSRQIP; translated from the coding sequence ATGGCTGACTTTGCACAAACAGAAATAGAACGGCGATTAACTTTATATCAAGTATTCCTTAAATTGTATGAACACCACAGCAGCCTTCTAGATGAAATTCTTCAGCTAGAAAACCTATCCCAACCGTCGTTGAGAAAGATGAAGGTACGTTACGTACATGGTGTAGTGGATAGGTCTACTGTTTATTTGATGACTAATTTGTGTGACAATCAGACCCAAAGTTTACGACAGTCACAGCAGATATGGACAATAGGTCGTAATCAGAACAGTGGTATTTGCATTGCTGATAACTATATGTCTCGTCGTCACGCGGCTATTCAATATATTGACGATCAAGGCTTCTACTTCATAGACTTCAACAGTACCAATGGCTCATTTGTGAATGGCGATCGCGCTTTAGCACCGATCAAGCTCGAAGATGGCGATCGCATCCGTCTAGGCAATATGACTTTTAATTTTTTTGTAAATTATACGTGCCGTGTTTTGCCAACTGTAGCAATGGAGTTATTGATGCAGCTTGTGCATCGTAAAAATGACAATCAAGTAGAAATACTTTCTTTTCCGCGTGATAAACAGAAAGTAGATGAGAATTTAGAGATTTTCCGAAATTCCCGATTATTTGAGAAGCTTGAACATTATTATGACAACTTCAGTTCAGAACAGAAATCAGAAATTTTAGACCGCTTTTTTAGCAGACAAATACCATAA
- a CDS encoding squalene/phytoene synthase family protein, translated as MNLRRDALQILKETSRTFYIPISLLPPGLQEAVASAYLCMRAIDEIEDHPEIDNATKAKLLRSISLTLQAGVDGFAVEAFFTGFNGYENTLEEVTLRIREWLLLAPETIAPRIWDATAAMSDRMAYWAERNWKIYTESDLDRYTFGVAGAVGLLLSDLWTWYDGTQTNRTQAIGFGRGLQAVNILRNHTEDLRRGVDFFPEGWSAENMQEYARRNLALAEAYTKDLPTGPALDFCQIPLTLANGTLDALANGKEKLSRSDVFALIEQLISVNMKAS; from the coding sequence ATGAATTTACGTAGAGATGCATTGCAAATCCTCAAGGAAACTAGCCGAACTTTTTATATCCCAATTAGTCTTTTACCGCCAGGATTACAAGAAGCAGTAGCATCAGCATATTTGTGTATGCGTGCCATTGATGAAATTGAAGATCATCCCGAAATAGATAATGCGACTAAAGCAAAGCTGTTAAGAAGCATTAGCCTGACATTACAGGCAGGGGTTGATGGCTTCGCAGTAGAGGCTTTCTTTACAGGATTTAATGGGTATGAAAATACCTTAGAAGAAGTCACTCTGAGAATTAGAGAATGGTTGCTACTAGCACCTGAGACTATTGCACCTCGAATTTGGGATGCCACTGCTGCAATGTCAGACCGAATGGCTTACTGGGCAGAAAGAAACTGGAAAATTTATACAGAATCTGATTTGGATCGTTATACCTTTGGGGTTGCAGGTGCAGTGGGATTGTTACTTTCGGACTTATGGACTTGGTACGATGGAACACAAACGAACCGTACCCAGGCGATTGGGTTTGGTCGCGGTTTGCAAGCAGTTAATATCCTGCGTAACCACACTGAAGATTTAAGGCGTGGGGTAGACTTTTTTCCAGAAGGCTGGAGTGCGGAAAATATGCAAGAGTATGCGCGTCGCAATCTAGCTCTGGCAGAAGCTTACACCAAAGACCTTCCTACCGGCCCAGCCTTAGATTTTTGCCAAATTCCCTTAACCTTGGCTAATGGCACCCTTGATGCTCTTGCTAATGGTAAAGAGAAACTCAGCCGCAGTGATGTTTTTGCACTTATCGAACAGCTAATTAGTGTGAATATGAAAGCCAGCTAA
- the recA gene encoding recombinase RecA: protein MAINTDTSGKQKALTMVLNQIERSFGKGAIMRLGDATRMRVETISSGALTLDLALGGGLPKGRVIEIYGPESSGKTTVALHALAEVQRNGGIAAFVDAEHALDPTYAAALGVDIDNLLISQPDTGESALEIVDQLVRSAAVDIVVIDSVAALVPRAEIEGDMGDAHVGLQARLMSQALRKITGNIGKSGCTVIFINQLRQKIGVTYGSPETTTGGNALKFYASVRLDIRRIQTLKKGTDEFGNRVKVKVAKNKVAPPFRIAEFDIIFGKGISTLGCVIDLAEETGIIIRKGAWYSYNGDNISQGRDNAIKYLEEKPEFAEEIKKLVREKLDKGAVVSANSVAKTSEEDEEEDVDLEPEE from the coding sequence ATGGCTATCAACACCGATACTTCCGGCAAGCAAAAAGCACTGACTATGGTGCTAAACCAGATTGAGCGCAGCTTTGGTAAAGGGGCAATCATGCGCCTGGGCGATGCTACCCGGATGCGGGTGGAAACAATTTCTAGTGGAGCGCTTACCCTAGATTTAGCATTGGGTGGTGGTTTACCCAAGGGGCGGGTAATAGAAATTTATGGGCCGGAAAGTTCCGGTAAGACTACAGTAGCGCTACATGCGCTCGCCGAAGTGCAAAGAAATGGCGGTATTGCTGCCTTTGTTGATGCTGAACACGCCCTAGACCCTACTTATGCTGCTGCATTGGGTGTAGATATTGACAATTTGCTGATTTCTCAACCTGACACAGGCGAATCAGCTTTGGAAATTGTCGATCAGCTTGTGCGTTCTGCTGCGGTTGATATTGTAGTCATTGATTCAGTAGCAGCACTGGTTCCCCGTGCTGAAATTGAAGGCGATATGGGTGATGCCCACGTTGGTCTGCAAGCGCGATTAATGAGCCAAGCCCTACGTAAGATTACTGGCAATATTGGTAAATCTGGTTGTACTGTAATTTTCATCAACCAGTTGCGGCAAAAAATTGGTGTTACTTATGGTAGCCCAGAAACGACTACTGGCGGTAACGCATTGAAATTTTACGCTTCGGTGCGCTTGGATATTCGGCGAATTCAAACCTTGAAAAAAGGTACTGATGAATTTGGTAATCGCGTTAAAGTCAAAGTCGCCAAAAATAAAGTAGCGCCGCCTTTCAGAATAGCGGAATTTGACATTATTTTTGGTAAAGGTATTTCTACTTTGGGTTGTGTGATTGACTTAGCAGAAGAAACTGGCATTATTATCCGCAAAGGAGCTTGGTATAGTTACAACGGCGATAATATCTCCCAAGGACGAGACAACGCCATTAAGTATCTAGAAGAAAAGCCTGAATTCGCTGAAGAAATTAAGAAACTGGTGCGTGAAAAGCTAGATAAAGGCGCTGTTGTTTCTGCTAACTCTGTAGCTAAAACCAGTGAAGAAGATGAAGAGGAAGATGTCGATTTAGAACCAGAAGAATAA
- a CDS encoding transposase, which produces MRVLHRKGIVSTFSTNGIKRHLAVDTLGFPFFTHCTKANVSDDRGLIEMLTKNIDYFQSKPVNIPKITILLDHGYHPEYLREELEKVYPQMMTKIRFELSAKPSKQQNKELGKSGFVPVAARWVIERSNAWIERCKILVKNFERTLDNATAKVNLCFIRLMLQRLAASS; this is translated from the coding sequence ATGCGAGTATTACATCGAAAGGGTATTGTTTCTACTTTCTCGACAAATGGCATTAAAAGACATCTAGCCGTTGATACCCTGGGGTTTCCCTTCTTTACTCATTGCACTAAAGCAAATGTATCTGATGATAGGGGTTTGATTGAGATGTTGACTAAAAACATTGATTATTTCCAGTCAAAACCCGTCAATATTCCCAAAATCACCATTCTGCTAGACCACGGTTATCACCCTGAGTATTTGAGGGAGGAGCTAGAAAAAGTTTATCCCCAAATGATGACGAAAATCAGGTTTGAACTTTCGGCAAAACCATCAAAACAACAAAACAAAGAATTAGGGAAATCTGGGTTTGTTCCGGTTGCCGCGAGGTGGGTAATTGAACGGTCAAATGCTTGGATTGAGAGATGCAAAATTCTCGTTAAGAACTTTGAGAGAACTCTAGATAATGCAACTGCCAAGGTTAATCTTTGTTTCATTCGGCTAATGCTTCAGAGGCTTGCAGCCTCTTCTTAG
- the xseA gene encoding exodeoxyribonuclease VII large subunit — protein MTFDLPDSLILDTALSVSGLTDYIRLLLEQDEQLRQVWVTGEVSSANHHRSGLFFTLQDTDRTAGIKCVVWNSQLPKLAQMPVAGEQIIILGSIRLYPQRGEYQLSVWQTLPAGVGLQALRYQQLKNRLLAEGLFDAQRKRSLPIHPQTIAIVTSPTAAAWGDIQKTLKQRYPGLHVLFSPATVQGEQAPESIVKAIERVEKDGRAEVVILSRGGGAVEELACFNDERVVRSLASCSIPVITGIGHQRDESLADLVADVCVHTPTAAAERVVPALSELYNEHRQRVAALYEAVHDSWENADNKLQGLRNRLRRLRLDRQVQQEVEKLTWKRQHLVQITTGRSQQARQHLELLRQKLATLDPKAVLQRGYAVVRREDGAIARSARELAVGEDLLIQLGQGGVKVKVMEVNIDA, from the coding sequence ATGACTTTCGACCTTCCCGACTCTCTGATTCTCGATACAGCGCTTTCAGTATCTGGATTAACTGACTATATTCGCTTGCTGTTAGAGCAAGATGAACAATTGCGGCAAGTTTGGGTAACTGGCGAAGTTTCCAGTGCTAACCACCATCGCAGTGGTTTATTTTTTACGCTGCAAGATACCGATCGCACCGCCGGAATTAAATGTGTGGTATGGAATAGCCAATTGCCAAAACTCGCCCAAATGCCAGTTGCAGGCGAGCAAATAATTATTTTGGGTAGTATTCGCCTATATCCGCAACGGGGAGAGTATCAATTATCAGTTTGGCAGACTTTACCTGCTGGTGTTGGTTTACAGGCGTTGCGGTATCAACAACTAAAAAATCGCTTGCTGGCTGAGGGATTGTTCGACGCGCAAAGAAAGCGATCGCTCCCCATCCACCCTCAAACGATCGCTATTGTCACTTCCCCAACGGCTGCTGCTTGGGGTGATATTCAAAAAACCCTCAAGCAAAGGTATCCAGGTTTACACGTTTTATTTTCTCCGGCGACAGTACAAGGTGAGCAAGCACCAGAATCTATCGTCAAAGCAATTGAGCGAGTGGAAAAAGATGGCCGCGCCGAAGTGGTAATTTTATCGCGGGGTGGTGGCGCGGTGGAAGAGTTGGCTTGTTTTAATGATGAACGAGTGGTGCGATCGCTTGCTAGTTGTTCTATTCCGGTAATTACTGGTATCGGCCATCAAAGAGATGAATCTTTGGCGGATTTAGTTGCAGATGTCTGTGTGCATACACCCACGGCGGCAGCAGAAAGAGTTGTACCAGCACTTTCAGAGTTGTATAATGAGCATCGGCAGCGAGTTGCGGCTTTATATGAGGCGGTGCATGACTCTTGGGAAAATGCTGACAATAAACTGCAAGGATTACGGAATCGTTTGCGACGTTTGCGGTTAGATCGGCAAGTGCAGCAGGAGGTGGAAAAGCTAACTTGGAAGCGTCAGCATTTGGTGCAAATTACGACGGGGCGATCGCAGCAAGCAAGGCAGCATTTAGAATTATTACGGCAAAAGTTGGCAACTCTTGACCCGAAAGCCGTATTGCAGCGTGGTTATGCGGTGGTGAGAAGGGAAGATGGAGCGATCGCTCGTTCGGCGAGGGAGTTGGCTGTGGGAGAAGATTTGTTGATTCAGTTGGGGCAGGGTGGGGTTAAAGTGAAGGTTATGGAAGTAAACATAGATGCGTAG